The genome window TCTCTCGGAGCATGCGGCAGACGGTGAAGCCGTCGATGTCCGGCAGGTTGACGTCGAGGACGACGAGGTCGACCCCTTCGAGCGCCCGGCGGTAGGCGTCCTGTCCGGTCTCCGCCTCTGTCACGGCGAAGCCCGCCCCCCGCAGGATGCGGGTGGTGGAATAGAGGGTGGCCGGGTTGTCGTCCACCACCAGGATCCGCGGTGTGTCACTCCCCATGAGCGCCTCCTTCGCCGGCCGGCGCGCCGCCGCCGTCGGGACCGTCGGCCGATGCCCCGTCCCCGTCCCCGTCCCCTTCGCCCCCGCCTCCCTTGAAGCGGATCGGGATCGTCAGCGAGAAGGTGGACCCGACCCCCGGCTGGCTCGTCATGGCGACCTGCCCGCCGAGGAGCTCGGCCATCTTCCGGCTCAGCGAGAGTCCCAGGCCCGTCCCGCGCCACTTCCGCTGGAGGGGGGAGTCGATCTGGACGAAGTCGTTGAACACCGCGCCATGATACTCCGGCGCGATCCCGATGCCCGTGTCCGCCACGGAGAACGTGACGCGATCGGGTCCCTCGCTGCGGGCGGTGACCCGGACCTCGCCGCGGGGGGTGAACTTGAGGGCGTTGGAGATGAAGTTCCTCAGGATCTGCGAGACCTTGGTGTCGTCCGTGTAGAGCCGCGGGATTCCGACCGGCTCTTCCAGGATCAGGGAGACCGCCTCGGAGGTCAGGAGCGGCTTGAACATCCCGCGGATGGCGTGGAACAGGTCCACCATCTCGAACCAGGCGGGGGAGATGCTGATCCGCCCCGCCTCGATCTTGGCGAGGTCGAGGAGGTCATTGACCATCTCGCTCAGTTCGACGGCGGAGGTCTGGATGAAGCTGACCTGCTTCCGCTGCTCGGCGGTGAGGTGGCCGTCCATCTCGTCGAGAAGGATCCGGACGATGCTGCGGATGGAGCCGAGCGGCGTGCGGAACTCGTGGCTCATGTAGGAGAGGAACCGGCTCTTGAGCTCGGAAGCCTCCTGGAGCTGGGCCGCCTTGTCGTCCAGCTCCGAGTAGAGGGCGACGACCCCCTGGTTGGTCTCGGTCAGTTCCTCGTCGAGCTGCTGGATCCGCTGGTCGCGGTCGGCGAGCTGCAGCCGCAGTCCCTGGATCTCCCGCTCCAGCCGCACGAGCCGCTCGGCGGCGGTGTCGGCGATGGTCGGCATGTCGGGGATGGTGGTCTCCGTGAACGAAACGGTGTCGGTGGCGGCGACCGTCTCGGCGCTGGCCCCGGTGTCCGGGCTGGCCGCGGCGACGGGAGACGACCCGGCGACCGCGGGTCCGGAGCCGGTCGCGGACGCGGAGCGGTCCGTTGCCGCCGCGGTGTCGGCCGGAGAGGAGAGATCGCGTCGATCGCGGTCCGGATCAGCCGGCGGCATCGCTCCTCCCTTCTGCTCCGCGGCGAATGACCGCCACAGTCAGGTCGTCGCGGCCGCGGTCGAAGTCCCGCGCCAGGACGCCAGCGATGACCCCCGGATGCCGCTGCGCCAGGCCGGGGTAGGCGTCGAGCGACCAGCGGCTCTGCAGGCCGTCCGAATGCAGGATCAGCAGGGCGTTGTGGGGGTACTCGTAGTCGAAGGTCTGGACCTTGCGGACCTGGACGCCGACCGTGCCGTTGTGGGAGAAGAGTCCGCGGCTCGTGCCGTCGGCCGCGCTGCGGAGGCTGCCGGCGATGTTCCCGACGGCGGCGAAGTTCAGGCTCCCCCGCCGGGCGTCCGCCTGGGCGTAGGCGACCGCCCCGCCGCGGCTCCCCCGCATGGTCTCATGGGCATCGGTCAGGAGCCCGCTCACCGCCCCGAACGGGTCGCGGTCGAAGACGTCTCCCGCCAGCTCGGCGGCGGCGTTCGCCTCGGGACCGTGTCCCAGGCCGTCGGCGACCATCACGGCGAGCAGCCCCTCCCGTTCCTCGATCCGCCACGTGTCTCCCGAGACGGTTTCCCGGGGCATGGGGCGGTTCACGACTCCCCAGCTGAAGCCGGGCTGGTCCCGCGCGGCGGCGGCAGCGGAGCGGTCGACCGGCCGGTCGATCCGGGCGTAGATCACGGTCCCGCCGGGGACGGACGAATGGAGGTCGAAGACGGTCGAGAGCCGCCGCATCGCGCCGAAGCCGTTGCCGGGGGTCCCGCCGGTCGAGTAGCCGTCGGTCAGGCAGGCCCCCAGGTTCTCCATCCCCGGTCCGCGGTCGTCGCTGAGGAGGATCAGGGAGGTCCGGGCGGCGGTCGATTCGGTCTGGATCAGGAGCCGGCCCTCGACGGCATAGCGGACGAGATTGGTGGCGAGCTCGGCCGCCACGATCGCCGCGTTTCCCGCCTCGACGGCGCCGAAGCCCGCGAGTTCCGCCAGCCGGTTCGCTTCCCGGCGGGCTTCCCCGACCTGACTCCGCTCGGTGACGGCGATGACTGATTGATGTCCGCGCATACTGTTGAGTTCCGGCTCAGGCGCCCCTGCCTGGTGCCGGCCGCCGGTCGGCGGGATTTCCGCCGGGTGGGGTTATTTCCACCGAGTGATGGTGACGCGGGTTCCTTTTCCCGGTTCGCTTTCAATATCGAACTCGTTCACGAGGCGCCTGGAACCGGTAAGTCCCATCCCCATTCCCGATCCGCTGGTCCAGCCGTCGGTCAGCGCCAGCTTCATGTCCGGAATTCCCGGTCCCTCGTCGCTGAACGTGAGCCGCAGGCCGGCCCGGTCTCCGTCCCTTAGCACTTCCCACACCATTCGCCCGCCGCCGCCGTAAATGACGGTATTCCGCGCCAGCTCGCTGGCCGCCGTGACCATTTTGGTCTGGTCGACGAGGCTGAACCGCAGCTCCTGCGTCAGCTTCCGGACCGCCTGCCGTGCCATGACGATCTCGGGCTCGGTCTGGACCGGCTGTTCACCACTGCTCAGAACCGGCATGTCCAGACCCCTTTCCCGTCGAGGGGCCGCGGTTTCCGGGGGCCGGTTCGTCGTCGTCCGGCTCGGCGTCGGCGTCGGGGGCATCCTCCGCATAGAGGGAGCGGAGGTAATTCATCCCCCGCTCGACGTCGAGCGCCATCTTGACCCCCGGCAGCGAGAGCCCGAGCTCGACGAGCGTGATCGCCACGGCGGGCTGCATCCCGACCACGACCGTCTGGGCGTCCAGGATGCGGGACATGCCGGAGATGTTGGCGATCATCCGGCCGATGAACGAGTCGACCATCTCCAGCGCGGAGATGTCGATCAGGACCCCTTTGGCGCCCGTCTTCTCGATCTTGGACGTGAGGTCATCCTGCAGCCGCAGGGCCATCTGGTCCTGCATGTCGACTTGAATGGTGACGAGCAGAAACTCGCCCATTCGGAGAATCGGGATCCGGTCCATGAGCAGCGGCCTTGAGGGGAATCAGCTTTTGCGGGAGACGACGAGGTTCAGCCGCTTCAGCGCCAGCCCCAGCGCGTCGGCGAGGTTCGCCTTGGTGGTGACTCCCTGCAGGTCGACTCCCAGGTGGACGATGGTCTGGGCGATCTGCGGCCGCACGCCGGAGATGATGCAGTCCGCCCCCATCAGCCGGATCGCCGTGACGGTCTTCAGCAGATGCTGGGCCACGAGCGTGTCGACGGTCGGAACGCCGGTGATGTCGATGATCGCGATCTCCGATCCGGTCTCGACGATCCGCTGCAGCAGCGACTCCATGACGATCTGCGTCCGCTCGCTGTCGAGCGTTCCGATCATCGGGAGGGCCAGGATCCCGTTCCAGAGCTTGACCACCGGCGTCGAAAGCTCCAGGAGCTCCTGCTGCTGCCGGCGGATGACGTCTTCCCGCGTCTTCTGGAAGGCGCGGATCGTCAGCATCCCCATCTTGTCCAGCAGTTCCGTGGCCCGCCACGTCTCGTCGGCCAGGGCTTCGGCGTCTTTGCCGAACTCCGTCTTCAGGCGGGCGAAGAGGGGTTGCTTGAACGAGAAGACGAACCGCGCGGTTTCATCCGCGGAGAAGCCCTGAAGGACGCGGCTGCGGGAGACTTCCGAGAGAAAGTCTTCGATCGCCCTCCATTCGGGGCGGCTCGTGCTGGCGATATCGCCGGTCTGGGCCGCCTGCTGGAGGTGGGAGACGAACTCGGTCGTCTGGGTCTTGAGCTCGGCCTCGTTGATGCGGTTATCGCGGCCGGAGCCCCCTTCGCGGAGAAGCCGCATCCATTCGGAGACGAGGTCTCCTTCATGCTTCTTGAGTACGTCCGCGATGCGGGTGGAGGCCTTGGCCATGAATGGTCGTTCTGTGGGCGACGGGAACGGCGAAACGGGATCGACGATCATAGGAGCGGCCCGTATCAATTCGCCACACTGTGTCGGGCAAAAAGAATGGACTCTGGACAAGGGGAACGGCCCGGCCGAGCAGAACGCTTCCGGCGCGGCGTTCTGAAGGCTCCATGCGCCCGACCGTGTCGGCTGCGAGCGAACGGCTTCATGACCGGCACGGGCGGCCCAGCCAGCAGACTGGCCCAAAGAGGATCCTGCCCGGACAATGTTCCCTGGAACCGGGGCGGCGAACTCCCGTCGCACGGATCAGAGTCACCCGGGCGCTGGTCACACGGTCCCGCGTCTCAGCCGATGTCGCTTCCATGTCGTTTGGATACGAACCCGTCTGGCTTGTGGCCGAACTCAGAAGAGCCGCCGTCCAGAAGCAGCTGCGGCTGTGGGGGAGCTGGCCTTTCGTCCCTATCGATTTCCGCCGGCGCAGGAACTTGTCGATCTGGCGCTGGCGGAAGTGGCGCGGTGGGCTGCGATTCCCTCCGATGAGGTGGATCGCAACCGGACGTGGGCGCTCGGCGGGATGCGGGCCCTGTTCGACACCGCGTTGTGCGAGAAGCCGGCGCTCGGACCACGGATCGCGGAGAGCCTGGCCCCTTTCTGCGCGGCGCAGAACTTGGACGTCTCGGCGCACATGATCCGGTTCTTTGAGGAGCACGCCGCGCTGGGGGGGGGCCGCCGTACCATTCTTGAGGCAGGTCGCCCTCGGCGAAGTGCGTCGGCCTCCCGCGTCGGAGTTGGGCCTCCGGGGACTGGCGTTCAAGGTTCTCGTCGATGTGGCCCCCGAAGCGGCCCGCGACCTTGACGAGGCCCGAGCCACCGCGGTGGCGGAGTATCTCCAGATCGCGCTCGCGAGGCTTCAGCAGCGTGGGCCGCACAGCTACGAGGACCTGTGCATGATCGCGAACCGACTGATGTGGACGTAGTTCGCGGGGGCATGCAGGAAGCTCGCCCGGCAGGCCCGGGGGGCCGATCAGCAGCCGTGCAGGTCCATGGAGAGAATGGCAAAGCCGCACAGGATCGTCCCGATGAGGGGGAGGCCGAACGCGAGCAGGACGTGCTTGAACACGGGATACGCCGGGTCCTTTTGCCGGCTTACAGGGATCAGCAGGCAGGCGGCTACGCCCAGGGCCAGGTTAAAGATGGGGCCGATGAACAAGGCCAAACCGAGCGCTCCCCAGCTGCGATCGTTGGACGCGAGAAAGGCGATGAGGCCGTTGAGCGCCAGGACGATGGGGGGAAAGCGGCTGGCGAAGACCTCGTAGGGGGAGCGGGGCGGATCAGGCTGCGGTTCGTCCGAGGAGAGTTGATCCGAGTGCTGCGACTCCATGAGTTCACTCCCGCCGGCCCGGTGGATCCCTGTGGGGCAATTTCTCTTGTCAGAAGTCTCCGAGTCAAGGACAGAGAAAAGAGCCCCGGGTCCAGGGCTGGAAGCCCTGGCCGCCGGAGGCGCTCGCGTGAGGAACCGTTGTAGGCCACGGACGTCCCCTTTGTGGGGCCAGCATTGAGGACTCCTTCAACCGATGCCGCTGGGTTTGCAATCCCCGCGGGTTGGTGAGGGGGCATACGGCACGGCGTCCGCGTTTGGAGACGAGATCCTTCAGACATCTCTCCACAAGAGGGCCTCCGGCGGGCAAGGGGGCCAGAAAAACAACACAGGCCCCCTTGCATCCCCTGACCAGGGTGCCCCTGGACCCGGCTCTTTCTCGCCGCGCGAGACAGCGATGATCTTGATTGGGCAGGTCCCACAGCTGTCCCGTCCAGCGGGACGCTCGCTCGACAGGAGTTCGCGGAGCGGGGAAGATGGCCCCCCACAAGCGGCAATTTTGACACGTTCCCCCCTCCCCCCCGTGGCCGGGGTCAGTGGCATGAGCGGGCAGCACCCTATCGATCCTGATGACGAGACGGCTCCCCGCGAGGCTCCGTCGGTGGGAACACGGTCCGCATCGGGAGCGGCATCCGCGGACTCGCTATCGCCGCCGCCCTCTCTGGCTCCCGCGATGTCCGACCCATCGAGCCCCCCGCCCAGCCAGGGGGAGCCCCTCCAGCCGACCGTGGACGGCAACGCCGCCTGGGAGGGGCGGACCACCACCGTCGGGCCTCCCCGCGAGCGGGACCGGAGCTTCGAAGGGACCGACCTGCTGCGGCGGATCGTCGACCCCGGACAGCGCCCCGGGTCGATCGGACGGATCGACCACTACGAGGTTCTCTCCGAAATCGGACACGGAGCGATGGGGATCGTCGTCCGCAGCTTCGACACCGCCCTCGAGCGGATCGTCGCCATGAAGCTCATGGCCCCCTCGCTCCTTCCCAGCGAGACCGCCAAGCAGCGGTTCTTCCGCGAGGCCAAGGTGGCGGCCGGCATCAGCCACCCGAACGTCGTCACCATCCATGCCGTCGGCCAGTTCAAGAACGTCCCGTACCTCGTGATGGAGTATGTCGACGGCAAGCCTCTGAGCGACCGGATCCGCGAGGGAACGATCCCGGTCGTCGACGTGATCCGGATCTCCCGGCAGATTGCAGAGGGGCTCGCCGCCGCGCATCGGCACGGTCTCATCCATCGCGACATCAAGCCGGCCAACATCCTCCTCGAGGACAGCATCGAGCGGGTCCGGATCGCGGACTTCGGCCTGGCCCGCGTCGCCCTGGAGAGCTCGGACCTTACGTCGCAGGGGGACATCGTCGGGACCCCCTCCTACATGTCTCCCGAGCAGGTGGAAGGGGAGCCCCTCGATCCCCGGACCGACCTCTTCAGCGCCGGCTGCGTCATGTACGCCATGCTGACGGGGGCGTCGCCGTTCCAGGCGGCCAACGCCCTCGCGGCGACGCGGCGGATCGCAACGGCCGAGCCCCGGCCCCTCGCCGATTGCCGTCCCGAGACTCCCCGGCCGCTGAGGGAACTCGTGCACGCCCTCCTCCGGAAGCGGCGGGAGGACCGGATTCCCTCGGCCGCCGATCTGGCCACGGCCCTCCGCCGGCTCCAGGTCGACTGGGAATCGAACCTGAACCTGCCGACCGTCTCCGTCAGCCGGCCCCCTCGCCCTTGGGGCCGCTGGGCGGCGCTCGGCCTGGTCCCGGTCCTGCTCCTGGCGGCGCTCTACGGAGCCCGGACGAAACTGTGGCCCCCAGCCCCGAGCGAGGGGACGGCCGTTTCCCGTCCGGCAGGAACCTCCCCTCCATGGGTCAACTCTCCCTCCGGCGCGGACCTTCCGGTTCCCGCGGCGGTCGATCCGCCGCAGGCGGGCGCAGGTGGGGCGGTGCGCGGTGTCGTCGGCGGGGGCGAGAAGCGAGCGCGGCTGTGGGTCAGCTCGGACGGGAAGGCGCCGTTCGTCCGGATTGCCGATGCCCTGGCGGCCGCGAAGCCGGGGGAGACGATCGAGGTCGACGGGGGGACCTACCGCGAGGCGATCGCGCTTGGGGACCCGATCCGGCACGCGGGGATCCGCATCCGCGGGCCGGGGGCGGGCGCCGCGGCCGTGCTGAGCTCGGAGACAGGGGAAGCCGTGATCCGCGTGGACGGCGTTCCGGATGTCGAGATCGCCGGGCTGACGATCAACGCCCAGGCCGGTCAGCGGGCGGTTCTCGTCGCCGGCTCCTGCCCGGGGCTGACGGTGTCGCGATGCCGGCTGCAGGCGATCCACGAGAACGCCTATGCCGGGAGCCTGCTGCACCTGATCCCCGGGACGACCGGGACCGAGGACCGGCCGATCCGCGTCGACGAGGTCACCTTCCGGTTCGCGGCGGTCGGTCTCGTCTGCGGGGATGCCAACGGACCGGGGCCGGTCCGCTTTGTCCGGGTGACGCGGTGCCGGTTCACCGGACCCCGGAAGGGGGTAGGGCTGCCGGTGATCCTGCTGGGAGAGGTCGAGAACGTCTTTGTGGCGGGGAACCGGATGGATTGGGGGCAGTCGCCGCTGAGCCTGTCGTTCGCCACGCCGCGTCGCGCCAACGAGGTCCGCTTCGAGTTCAATTCGATCGCCGGGTTCGAGGTCCCGCTGAGCGTCAACGACAGCCCCCCGAACCAGGGGATCCGCTATGACCGGAACCTGCTGGTCGACGTCGACGGCGTCCCGCAGGAGCGGATGCGGATCGAGGAGATCGCGATGTGGTTCGCGGGGAATGTCTGGGAGCACCCGGCCGACGAGCAGAAGGAGAAGATCGGGCTCCTGGCGGAGCGGGTGGACCTGGTCCCGTTGCAGAGCCGGGACGGGGGGGCTCCGGCGTTCCTGGTTCCCGGTTCGGACGAGTTAAAGGCGGGACACAGCCGCTTCGCGCCGTGAGCCGCGGTCGGCCGATGTCACGGCGAGCGGAGTCACGGCCCGCGGAACCGGACCGCGCCCGGCGCTGAATCCGCTGCCGACCCCCGGTTTCGGTTGACAGCGAACGAGCTTCGTTGCCAAATGCCGGAAGGTTTTCCCGTCGGGCCGGGCAGAGGGACATGTCGTTGGAATACCCGTATGAGGCCGCGCGCCGGCCGATCCGTTCCATCATCGACACCGGTCTTGCGGAGGGGGGCGATCCGTACCGCGCGGCCGCGGAACAGGCGGGAGGCACCAGCCCGCTGTCGGCGACCTCTCGCTCGCTCCACGACGCCGCGCAGGAGCCGTATTGCGGGCCCGATGCCCGCAGCTTTTCCGCGGAGCCGTATGCCGGGTCCGATGCTCGCAGCTTCGCCGCAGAGCCGTATGCCGGGCTCAATGTTCGCAGCTTCGCCGCGGAACCGTATGCCGGGCTCGGCACGGCGCGGGGCGCCGCTTCGGCCGCTCGCGATTCCGCGGAACCGACTCCGGGGCAGGGGACTCGGGGGGGCCGGCCGATCCGGGTCGCGTTCGTCTGCTCCTTCCTCTACGGGGCGGGGATCGAGAACTGGATGGTAGGGCTGCGGCAGTATTCCGATCCCGCCGCCGTGCAGTTCGTCCGGTGCGTCGTGACGACGTCGCTCGTCGATGAGCGGATCGTCCGGCGGCTGGGGATTCCGGTGACCGTGGGGCAGGCGGAGGCGGTCCGGGCCGCGGCGGTCGACGCCGACGTTCTGATCGTCTCGGGACCCGCTCAGGTCGGCGATTGGCTAGCGGACCGGCCTCGCTGCAGGGTCGTCTTCGTAGCGCACGGCGACGGGCACTGGACCCGCGATATCCTGAACTGCTGCCGCGGGGTGGTCGACGAGGTGGTGGCGGTCAGCCGCCGGGTGCAGGAGGCGGTCGGCTCGGGGTTCCGGACGACGGTCATCCACAACGGGATCGATCCGGCGCACCTCGTTGTCACCGAGGATCCCGCTCTTGTCCGGAGGCGGCTGGGGTTTGGTCCCGACGACTTCGTGCTCGGCTATGTCGGGCGGTTCTCGCCGGAGAAGAACGTCGGGGCGCTCGTCGACGCCGTCGAGCGGCTTCCGGAGGGCTTCAAGCTGTTGCTTGTCGGGTTCGGGCCGGAGCGGGCGGAGCTGATGGACCGGGCGAACCGGCGGATCCCCGGGCGGTATACGTTCACCGAGGCGCACCAGGACCTCGGGGCGCTTTATCACGCGATGGACGCCTTCGGCCTGCCCTCCCTCTCGGAGGGGTACGGCTTGGTCCTGATGGAGGCGATGTTCTGCGGACGGCCGGTCATCAGCGGCCCGGTCGGGTTCGCTCCGGAGGCGCTGCAGGACCGGGTGAACGGGATGGTGGTCGATGGAACGCCGGAGGGCTTTGCCGGCGCGGCCCGGCTTCTGCGGGACCATCCGGAGTGGCGGAAGGGGGTCGGGCAGGAGGCGCGGGCCTTTGCACTGCGGTACGGGCTGGCGGCCCGGATGGCGGAGAAGTACCGGCGGTTCCTGTCCACCGTGGTCCGCTGAGTCGGGGGGGCGGGGCGGGGCGGGTGCGACACGGCGCGGGCCAGCGAGGGAGACTGTGATGCCGATCGGAAGCTTTGAAGCGGTCCCCACGATTGTCAGCCGGCTGCTAGAGCGGCGTCCGCAGCGCGTCCTCGACGCGGGGCTGGGTTTCGGCTTCTGGGGCTCGGCGGTCCGGACCTGGCTCGACCTGGGGGTGCGTCCGTGGAAGACGTACCTGGTCGGCGTTGAAGGGTGGAGCGGGTATCGGAACCCGGCTTGGGACCTTTACGACCTGATCTTCGAGCAGCCGCTCGAGACCTTTCTGGGCGAGCATGCCGCGACGTACGACTTTGTGATCGCGGGGGACATCCTGGAGCACTTCACCAGGGAGGCGGGCTGCGGGCTGCTGGCGGGACTGCGGCGGCGGGTTGCTCCGGGGGGGACGCTTATGATCTCGACGCCGGGGATCTTCTTTGAGCAGGGGGCGGTGTATGGGAACGCTTACGAGGTCCACCGTTCGTTCTGGAGTCCGGACGAGCTGCGCAGCGAGGGGTATGACGTGACGTTTACGGATTGTCGGACGGCGCGGGGAATGCCGACGACTGTGGCGGAGTGGCGGAATGAGGTGCGCGGGTGAGTCGTCGGAGGGTGGGCTTGGCGAGGGAGACGCGCGGCGTGCTGGCCGGCACGGCTATGCCACCTCAAACCCATTGTGCGACGGCAGCCGGGGTCAAGGGGGTCACCCCTTGCCGCCGGAGGCGCTTCGATGAGGAACCGTGGGACACAACGGACGTCCGCTTTGTGGGACCGGCGGCGAGGACTCCTCCACATCACACAGCTTGCTTTGCAATCCCTGCGGGCTGGTGAGGGGGCATCCGGCACGGTGTCCGCGCTTGGATACGCCCTCCTTCAGACATCTCTCGACGAGAGGGCCTCCGGCGGGCAAAGGGGCGTTGCCCCTCTGCACTCCCCACCAGGGGGACCCCCTGGACCCCGGTGAGGGTGGCGATGCTGGCAATCGCCGCTCTCGTCGGCACAATGGGCCTACGCACAATCCTTGTGGAATGGGGGGCTCGACCATGTCCGCTGCGGGACCGAAAGGCAACGTCCGGCTGGCCATCCTGGGCGCACTGCTACTGTCACTCCTGAGCGGCTACCTGCTTCAGCTCCGGCTGGCCGCCGCAGCCCGCCAGCAGGAACAGGCGGAACGCCAGGTCCGCCTGCTCAAAACCGAACAGCAGGAGGTCCGAGGCGGCCACGTCCCGGACTCCCTCCTCGACCGGCTCTCACAAACCCGACGGGACGCGTTTCCCGACGCGGAAGACCAGGCCCGGGAGCTCCGCGGCGAACGCCTTGCCGCGGACGCCAAAGACGAGGACCGTCTCGTCCTCGAGCCGGCTGTCACCGACGCCGTCGTCTCCGCCGAGTATCTCCAGTTCCGGTTCCGCGAACGCGACGCCTACCGCCGCCTTACAAAAGATGTCGGACCGGCGCGCGAAGCCGGGGAGGCGTTCCTGACCGCCTACATCTCGCAATACGGAGCGCGGAACAACAATCGCATCAACAACGACGAGCTCCGCCTCCTCGGAGAGAAGGCGATCGAGGCGGGGAGCCGCGACCCGCTCGTCCGGACCCATCTCGCCAACGTCCAGGCCCTCTCGACCGGTGAGACCGAGGGCCCGCGGTCGATGCTGGAAGAGGCGGTCCGCGAACTCCCCTTGACCGGATATCCGCGGATCGTGAAGTCGTACGCGCTCGTGTACCTCCTCGATTTCGACGCGCGGGAGGACTGGGCGACGCAGGAGAAGCGGCTCGAAGCGGCCGTCACGGGACTCGTCGAGTGGCTGGCGGAGGAAAAGAGCCATCCCAAGTGGACCCGGAGCGCCTACGAGCGGACCTACCGCCTCTGGCGGGCGTGGACGACGAGGTACCGCGACCGACTCCTCGCGGCGCTGCTGGAGTCCGAGACCGCCGATCCGTACGTGACCCACACCCTGGCCGGGGAGTACTACGTCGACCGCGCCTGGACGAGCCGCGGCGGCGGGTGGGCCGTCGAAGTCCTGCCGGAGCAGTGGGAGGGGTTCGCGAAATACCTCGAGATCGCGACTGGTCATCTGCAGCTCGCCTGGAGCCTGCGGCCCGACCTCCCCTACGCCCCTGAGAGGATGATCCCCATCGCGATGGCGGGGCACGGGACGGGGAACAGCGAACGGTTCTGGTTCCGGCGGACCCTGGAGGGACAGTGCGATCTCTACAAGGCCTACAACAGCTATCTGTACTCCCTCACAAGTCGCTGGGGAGGGAGTACGAACCGGATTCTGGCCGTCGGCCGGATGTGCCTGGAAACGGACCGCTTCGACACCTTGATTCCGTATCAGGCGCTCGAGGCAGTGGAGAAGGTTCGGGACCTGGAGCTCGACAAGGGGGAAACGCTGACCAGCGTCCCCTCCGCCGCCGAGCTCCTTAAGGACTTTCTGGTGCGGCGACGCGCCTACATCGATCGGAACCGGCTCGGGGACCTCTACGAGGCGAACGGGGCCTACCGCAGCCGCATGATCCAGCTCCTGGAGGCCTGCGGCCTCGTCGT of Planctomyces sp. SH-PL14 contains these proteins:
- a CDS encoding SpoIIE family protein phosphatase, which codes for MRGHQSVIAVTERSQVGEARREANRLAELAGFGAVEAGNAAIVAAELATNLVRYAVEGRLLIQTESTAARTSLILLSDDRGPGMENLGACLTDGYSTGGTPGNGFGAMRRLSTVFDLHSSVPGGTVIYARIDRPVDRSAAAAARDQPGFSWGVVNRPMPRETVSGDTWRIEEREGLLAVMVADGLGHGPEANAAAELAGDVFDRDPFGAVSGLLTDAHETMRGSRGGAVAYAQADARRGSLNFAAVGNIAGSLRSAADGTSRGLFSHNGTVGVQVRKVQTFDYEYPHNALLILHSDGLQSRWSLDAYPGLAQRHPGVIAGVLARDFDRGRDDLTVAVIRRGAEGRSDAAG
- a CDS encoding anti-sigma regulatory factor, coding for MPVLSSGEQPVQTEPEIVMARQAVRKLTQELRFSLVDQTKMVTAASELARNTVIYGGGGRMVWEVLRDGDRAGLRLTFSDEGPGIPDMKLALTDGWTSGSGMGMGLTGSRRLVNEFDIESEPGKGTRVTITRWK
- a CDS encoding STAS domain-containing protein: MDRIPILRMGEFLLVTIQVDMQDQMALRLQDDLTSKIEKTGAKGVLIDISALEMVDSFIGRMIANISGMSRILDAQTVVVGMQPAVAITLVELGLSLPGVKMALDVERGMNYLRSLYAEDAPDADAEPDDDEPAPGNRGPSTGKGSGHAGSEQW
- a CDS encoding glycosyltransferase family 4 protein, which codes for MSLEYPYEAARRPIRSIIDTGLAEGGDPYRAAAEQAGGTSPLSATSRSLHDAAQEPYCGPDARSFSAEPYAGSDARSFAAEPYAGLNVRSFAAEPYAGLGTARGAASAARDSAEPTPGQGTRGGRPIRVAFVCSFLYGAGIENWMVGLRQYSDPAAVQFVRCVVTTSLVDERIVRRLGIPVTVGQAEAVRAAAVDADVLIVSGPAQVGDWLADRPRCRVVFVAHGDGHWTRDILNCCRGVVDEVVAVSRRVQEAVGSGFRTTVIHNGIDPAHLVVTEDPALVRRRLGFGPDDFVLGYVGRFSPEKNVGALVDAVERLPEGFKLLLVGFGPERAELMDRANRRIPGRYTFTEAHQDLGALYHAMDAFGLPSLSEGYGLVLMEAMFCGRPVISGPVGFAPEALQDRVNGMVVDGTPEGFAGAARLLRDHPEWRKGVGQEARAFALRYGLAARMAEKYRRFLSTVVR
- a CDS encoding STAS domain-containing protein, with the protein product MAKASTRIADVLKKHEGDLVSEWMRLLREGGSGRDNRINEAELKTQTTEFVSHLQQAAQTGDIASTSRPEWRAIEDFLSEVSRSRVLQGFSADETARFVFSFKQPLFARLKTEFGKDAEALADETWRATELLDKMGMLTIRAFQKTREDVIRRQQQELLELSTPVVKLWNGILALPMIGTLDSERTQIVMESLLQRIVETGSEIAIIDITGVPTVDTLVAQHLLKTVTAIRLMGADCIISGVRPQIAQTIVHLGVDLQGVTTKANLADALGLALKRLNLVVSRKS
- a CDS encoding serine/threonine-protein kinase, translated to MSDPSSPPPSQGEPLQPTVDGNAAWEGRTTTVGPPRERDRSFEGTDLLRRIVDPGQRPGSIGRIDHYEVLSEIGHGAMGIVVRSFDTALERIVAMKLMAPSLLPSETAKQRFFREAKVAAGISHPNVVTIHAVGQFKNVPYLVMEYVDGKPLSDRIREGTIPVVDVIRISRQIAEGLAAAHRHGLIHRDIKPANILLEDSIERVRIADFGLARVALESSDLTSQGDIVGTPSYMSPEQVEGEPLDPRTDLFSAGCVMYAMLTGASPFQAANALAATRRIATAEPRPLADCRPETPRPLRELVHALLRKRREDRIPSAADLATALRRLQVDWESNLNLPTVSVSRPPRPWGRWAALGLVPVLLLAALYGARTKLWPPAPSEGTAVSRPAGTSPPWVNSPSGADLPVPAAVDPPQAGAGGAVRGVVGGGEKRARLWVSSDGKAPFVRIADALAAAKPGETIEVDGGTYREAIALGDPIRHAGIRIRGPGAGAAAVLSSETGEAVIRVDGVPDVEIAGLTINAQAGQRAVLVAGSCPGLTVSRCRLQAIHENAYAGSLLHLIPGTTGTEDRPIRVDEVTFRFAAVGLVCGDANGPGPVRFVRVTRCRFTGPRKGVGLPVILLGEVENVFVAGNRMDWGQSPLSLSFATPRRANEVRFEFNSIAGFEVPLSVNDSPPNQGIRYDRNLLVDVDGVPQERMRIEEIAMWFAGNVWEHPADEQKEKIGLLAERVDLVPLQSRDGGAPAFLVPGSDELKAGHSRFAP
- a CDS encoding methyltransferase domain-containing protein, which gives rise to MPIGSFEAVPTIVSRLLERRPQRVLDAGLGFGFWGSAVRTWLDLGVRPWKTYLVGVEGWSGYRNPAWDLYDLIFEQPLETFLGEHAATYDFVIAGDILEHFTREAGCGLLAGLRRRVAPGGTLMISTPGIFFEQGAVYGNAYEVHRSFWSPDELRSEGYDVTFTDCRTARGMPTTVAEWRNEVRG